The DNA sequence TTTTAAATCTTGaatgttatgagagcattttaaATCTTGAATGTTATGGATGAACCCGCAAATTCTATTTTCTTCGTTTTTGTGAGCAAATTGAGCAACATACATGGGCTATAGTTGATGTTTCCTATAACTTTCCCCAAGAACCTTTTTCTAACTCTCAAAGTCCAGTTCGTCTTCTACCTTCTGGTTGCTTAATTTAACACATGCTCAATGGCTGCTCGAAGGTCTTGCTAAGTCTTTAGCAACCGTTTTTTTCCTCTTTTTTGTGTGTTTTTACTCGACCATCTTAACATATTTCATGATGACAGATTACTTGGATTGAACACATGGAAATTGAAGATATAAGACCAATTCATAATCTTTACATGAAACATGTATGCAGTGGTTTAGCATTTGGTGCCACAAGAAAGCTTGCTACACTTCGAAGAACTTGTGAAAGGCTTTCTTGTTTGATGGATGTTAGTAATACTTCCTATTTTGGAGGAGGTAAGCCATCTACATGCTCTgcattttatttttttctatatcTATTTAGTGGTGCCTTGTGACACAAGTATATGAAATTGATTTAACACCTGATTTCCAGTAATTACATCCACTCATGGCAAAAGAAATTTGATGAAACTTTCCCAGAGGATGGTTAAGACTTTTTGTTCTAGCATCAACACAGTTAATGGACAGCAAGTGATGATCTCTGGGATGAACGATTTGGAAGTACGTGCAATGCTTCAAAGGTGCACTGATCCTGGCCATCCTAACAGCATTGTTGTGAGTGCAGCAACTACTATTTCCGTCCCATTTGCTTCTGTAGAGGTTTTCAATTTCTTCAGGGACGGAAGAAACCGACCCCTTGTAAGATTTATGATACAAAGTTTCTTTTTCTGGTGCAAAGCTTCTTATGCATATCACTCTTACAAATAATCTTTTGTTTGTTTTTTTGATCAGTGGGATGTTTTTTCTAATCATAATCCTGTCAAAGAGATTGGCCATATTGCGTATGGATCTCATCCAGGGAATCGTATCTCTGTTCTCGGGGTATGATTTTTAGCCTTTTTTTGCTTTAAGTTATACTTGCGATCTTTATCTTATTTAAAGGCAAGGATTTTTTAGGGAGCCCCTTACAGAGAACCCTTATTCTCAGGAGAACATGTCTTGAACAACATATAATTGTTTTTATACTTGCCCCGTTTAAATAAAGCAATCTTACGATTGGCAGGCCTCGGGTACCAGCCAGAGCAACATGTTAATACTTCAAGAAAGCTGCATTGACTCATCAGGTGCCCTTGTTGTGTACTGTCCTATAGACCCACATGCCATCAACATAGCCATGAGTAGTGAAGACCTCTCAGTTGTCCCAATCTTATCCTCTGGATTCGCAATAGCACCTGATGCTGGAGAAAATCTGGGTCCTGGAGAAATGTCAGCTGGATCACTTGTTACAATAGTGGTACAAATTATCGTGAGCAACTTGACAACAGGTACGATGAGCCAGGAGGCGGTGAATACAATAAATCACCTGGTGGGAAACACTATAAGGCAAATAAAAGCTGCCTTGAATTGCTCTACTTGTTAAGATTGAGGTCGAGTTGCACCTGTGTAGATGTTAGAGCATGGATCTTTAAAATCATGCCCAGATAGTTGAGACAAAATGAAGTTTAGTGGGGGGGGGGGAtgaatatttattattaatttttctGAAGCAAACTTATTGCTTAATGCTTCTTCTGCTACTGATTTTCGCTTTTCCCCTGCCAAATTTTATTCAGTACCAATTTCAAATTTCAGCTACTTCTGTTGCTTTTTTATTTATCGTTTATTGCATTTTTTAGAAGATAATGTTAAATAATTTGGTTTGTTAACTCGGGAGTCTTTAAGGCACCTTATTTGGATGAGCATTGATTACAAGCGGGGAAATTAGTTGATATTAGAGAGGCCTAACGTAACTTAGGCTACATTTACTGGAAAAACCGTAAATTTAGCTAAAGGTAAGTTCAGCTTCTCCAATCTCGACCATTTATCCCATTAATGAAGGGTGTCACTCATTAACAGTGCTATATGTTAAACCAATATTTAGTTTTAAACTGACTCTGGCTGTTTACCAGTTTCCTGTGTAAAAAAGTTCAGATGTCAACTGTTAAGAGATATAAGGATTAAAAGTCTTCTAGCAAACAAAGTAGCAAATGGTTGGTGTTATGGACTTTCATTCATCTAGACTTGTAAAGAGTTCTACCTAGTCACTGAATAACAAATTGATCGGTTACATAAAATTTCAGACCATTGATATAGATGGGAAAAGAATCAGGATTCCAGGACACAAGTTGCTAAGCAATAGGATGGCAACATGCATAACAAATGTAGAAGCATTTAGACTCGGGGCTGCAGATCTCGAAGAAGTCCGTTCCTGAGAAATCCATGTGTTAAAGGTACAtctggaaatttaaagaaaactTGCCTGTACATTTCATTAAAAAGTTTTTACTATAGATGAATGAGGTATTTAACTACTAGTCTACCGGTAAGTGAACTATTACGTTTGTCGTCCGAATCTACTAAGGTTGAGGAGCAGTATATGAACAGGATGTTGCATTAAAGATATCCCTGAAGTTTTTTGGTATTGATCGACAATTAGGAATCAAGTTGTTCCCAACCAAGGCTTCACCACAAAGGTTGTTCAAATTTATGTTACATAACGTCTTGTTTTGGGGGGTGAAGTGCTTGAAGGTTTCCGGGTACTTGTGCTGATGAGCAAAACAAGTTTGTAATTATCATGGGCCTATTCAAACTTTGAACTCCCTGCTCTGAAATAGAGAGATTGAATAGAAGTTTGTAAAGAGGGATCAGATTGAATGTTTATTGGAGGTTGGATCTGTGACTATAGCTATGGTTAATTAAATTTGTTAAAGAGATAAGAGGCATGCTTAAATTTTTTTACCAAAGGGCCAGAACTTACACAATGAAGTATCAAACTATCACTAGTATCTTTAACCTGAGAAGCAAATGAAGACATTGCTGATATTACCAAATGAAAATTTTACATAAAGTTACTTTCATGCTCTCTAGGTCAAAGGAAAGATTCTTGGAAGTGCCGAGTCCCGTAAGCATATGTGTAAACGGCTGATAATAAATTTACTTGTCTACACCCCGCATTCTGAAACCAACCATTTAAATTTCTATTGACATTCTCCAACTCAGGAATTCCAAACGTGATTGAAAATATACCAACACAACTTAAATTACAGAATTGTGGAACTGAAACCACAAACAATATTAGGGAGGACCGTGACACGAAGTCCTAATATGGTTTAGGAATTGAAGACAAGATATGAAATGATATTGTTGCACTGACTTCATGGCCAAACCTAATGTAAGGTTTTTGAGATTGACTAGGGAAGAGAACAAGTCACTCGTATTCTTGGGAGCACATTAAATATCCAGATGTAGAGTTAACAAAGCTGGGAGATTCCAAACCGTTCGGGGTAACTTACAATGATAAATATGGAGAGTTGTTAAATTAGGCAAAAAGAAAGAAGTTTCTGATAAATCCCAAAAGCCAAGACTCAGCGTTCTTAAAGCAGGCAACGAGGTCAACCATGATTCATGTAACTTGTAATCTACACAATACTTGCGCAAACTCTCCACTTTTCAATTACACATCCACGAAACTTCTTCTTGGAAACACTCTGCTTTACAGTCAATACATTTCCAACTCGGAAAGATGAGATTGATGGTTTCGGTTAGAAAAAACATGACGAATATACATAGAAAACCGAGAATAATCTTTAAAAGAACCATACCAAGCAAAACCAAGATAAGGGAGAGTAATCCAAATAAACTTCCATCATTTCGAACGtgttagaatatatatttattatatattattagtGATATATTATATTAAGGTTGTTTCGTAATTTAGCTTCACTACAAGAAATAAGTGATCATACAACAGTTTTTCACAGTTGTGTAACCTGTATATTTTCCGTagtctatccaacactcgtgtgataAAATATCACACAACAGTTGTTTAAACCCTTGTAATAAGAGATATTACACAACCTTTTTTAGTAGTTGTTACAATCAAGAATGCACAACGGGTATTCTATATTAACCATTGTTGGAACTTTCTGAAAACAACTGTTTCTTTATTCAACTCTTGTCTAACTAACTTAACAAGAACGGTTTTGTAGAAAAGCCATTGTTCTTAACTTATTCGATATTATCATAAACAACAGTTTAGAAACTTCCTTTATGAATGTTTTTTTAAAAGACAATGGTGTAAAAGATTTAAACTGTTGCAAAGAATATCAACAAacaacagttttttttaaaaaaaatgtgcAGTGACACATACAACGGTTTTCATCATTTTTGAGTGACTTTCACACAActgtttacaaaattaatctcattatttaaaataagccaatttttaaataaaattatattatgataatttaattgttatttcacaatttaaattaaatttacaatacaaaggttctctacaagaattacaaGTATAACTTAAAATCTATTTCTAAACATCCTCATCAAGGTACACAATAACTAATTTGCATACATATTCAGTTATATTTGCCCAAAAAGCAAGAGAATGTTCACTCCAATTGGCACGCCCCGACCAAGTTCTTGTTCCAAGTATCATACATGTACGTTTGCTTGCATCAAGAATTACACACCTGACATTCAGAGCATGTTTCATGATTTCTTATATCATAGGGTTCAAGTGTGTATACAGATTTAATACAATGTCAATCTTATAGTCCAATAGAAAGATCAGCTATAAAAGTAAATACCTTGCTTGTAACTCGTACTGCAATATCTACCTAGCCAACAGCCAGTGCATCAGATCAGCACGTAGCAATACTCACGATCCTCTTCAACAGGAATTTCATGCACACACATTAATGAGCTTATTTTATAACCTCAAAAAAGTTAATAGCAGCAAGCACATAAGATTGTTAAATTTATATATTGTTATTTACACAGAACCAATAAATACTTGAGAATACGAAAAATGTTATAACCTAACATGGTAGATAAAAAAATGCAATACAACAAAAAACacttataattaaaattttaaagagCATGCAGATGTTCACCCCATGAGCTAATTGTATAATCGTACATGTTCATCAGGAACCTGCGCAATCTCCTGGAGCAGCAGCACACAAAGACAAGATGCATTAATATGCAAATAAAGCAGATAACTGAGTCATAACATATATCTCTCTCTTAACTTGAGCTTGCTAAAAGGTAAAATTTATTAGCATTTTTTTGTACATGACATTATATGGAGTAAAGACACCCTCGTACTATAAGCTATCTCTGTACAATGGGATTAAACATTAGTATTCTACACAGATAGAAATATTAAATCTGTAACACATTATAGTATTCACACTGAGGGAAGAAAAAAGTGATGTTTTGAGTATTCTTTTATTGCTCGAAGTAAGTTGCATTTAAGAAGTTTAAATAAGAAAGGGTTTTTGGACCCTACAATGCTTCCCCCGTTGCACTGACATACAAGCCAAAAAACATATTTAGTAATTTGAGGAAAACATATTTAAGCTTACTTCCATTTGACAACCCCCATTAATAGTTGCATTTAACTaaccaaaaaaataaatattaagtCTATATGCATAACAGAGTATAAGTTTCCATAAACAGGGTACCAGATTTTGTATAAACCAGTgtataaaaatgaataattagCTCTATTCAGGCAGCACCAACACCTCCAGTCCTCCACAACTAACATTTGTAACAAATTAAACTCAATGCAGTTAAAAAAACTATAATTGCCTAACAAACACAAAATATAATAGTATTAAAACTAAAAAAAACATCAATCATGATACCATAGGGAACTTGGGCAGTCGCTGGAGCTAGCATTAGCCAACTTGCAAGCATAAGGAAGCTGGAGCAACCTAGATTCTTGAATTTCAAGGCTCTTCAACTGAGGGTTAGAACCTGTGTGTGCATCTGTTGCATTATGTAACAGAGTCAAACATGTTTAGAATCTTTGATTGCGCCCACAGACTTGCAACATCCGCCAGTTGGGGTGGATCCTTTCCCCGTGGCAAAACCCAGGCACTCTGTCAATTTCTGAAAGTTATATGCCAGAAGTATAATTAAGCTCTAAAAACATAATTGTTAAAACTTTTAGATAATTCCCAGGTGAACAAGGAACCAATACATACTACGTCAACGAACAAGTCTTTCACTCGCCAAAGCAATATATTCTCTTGTGTGATTGAAACTTATTGTCCTGACCGGCCATCTGAGAGCATGTAACACAATTATTTTCTAGCAGATAATGTGACCAAAGACCAATAAATAATTCTTCTAATTAATACCATTATTATAACATTACACAactaaaaattaaatttatatatacGAGCAGAAAACCAGTAGATGACACAGTCAAGTTTGGTGAATGTTTTCACACACAACATCTCTGAGATATGCTGCTGGCCAAAACAACAGCCCCTTCCTTAGCCAACAGAATCGAAAGACACATTTTAGTCTTTGAAAGAGCATCAAACAAAAGGAAACTAATGATATTTTCTTTGACACATTTTATCAAACTATTGGTGAGCTACATAAAAAACatcaaaattattttagaaaatcaAATTAGACATTACCAACAATCAGATAAGAGTAAATAAATGTGAAATCAAAGTAAAGTATGTACATAGATGATTGTATTTGTATCTATAGATACAAAAACTAACCTGTATATGGTTTGTATCTATTCTTGAGTTCCCGAAAAGAGAAGTTCAGGACCAAATATGAAACGAATATGTTTGACCAAACCGATCCAAATGCCTTTTGTAGTTGTAAAGATAACAAGTAAAAAACCGGAGAGATAACCTAATTTTGAACAAATCCAAATAAGAAATTGGAGATGAAGAGCGGCAGAGAAATAACCACAGAGAGGAGAGGAGCACACAAAAAATTAATTGAAGGAAGTAGTCTGATTGGGAAAAGGGGGGGAGATAAGGGGGAAATGAAGGGGGAGATAGGGGGGGAATGAAATTTGGAAGAAGGGGGAAAAAATTTAATGAGAGGGAAATGGAAAATTGGGTGAAAATGTGAAAATTtgttaataaattttttaatttataaatattattatattattatatttatcgTATTATACATTTATCGTATCGTATTATAAATATTGGCCGATGGAGGGAACCTACTCTTAGTCATGATTTagtaaaaaaatatcaaatttacAAGTAGCTggatttaaaaattaatcttgtaaatcgggaacgagtctcgttgtcgggaggggtacttttaccggatttttctaatcctgacatgcaagatgaagttcatattttttaataattttttcatatgactaaaattgatatatcttaacatccgtacggtcggatcgtcgaaaaaatcattttaaaaattaatcttgtaaatcgggaacgagtctcgttgtcgggatgggtacttttaccggatttttctaatcctgacatgcaagatgaagttcatatttttcaataattttttcatatgactaaaattgatatatcttaacatccgtacggtcggatcgtcgaaaaaaatcattttaaaaattaattttgtaaatcgggaacgagtctcgttgtcgggaggggtacttttaccggatttttctaatcctgacatgcaagatgaagttcatattttttaataattttttcgtatgactaaaattgatatatcttaacatccgtacggttggatcatcgaaaaaatcatttttaaaattaatcttgtaaatcgggaacgagtctcgttgtcggaaggggtacttttaccggatttttctaatcctgacatgcaagatgaagttcatattttttaataattttttcatataactaaaattgatatatcttaacatccgtacggttggatcgtcgaaaaaatcattttaaaaattaatcttgtaaatcgggaaccagtctcgttgtcgggaggggtacttttaccggatttttctaatcctgacatgcaagatgaagttcatattttttaataattttttcatatgactaaaattgatatatcttaatatccgtacggttggatcgtcaaaaaaatcattttaaaaattaatcttgtaaatcgggaacgagtctcattgtcgggaggggtacttttaccagatttttctaatcctgacatgcaagatgaagttcatattttttaataattttttcatatgactaaaattgatatatcttaatatccgtacggttggatcgtcgaaaaaatcattttataaattaatcttgtaaatcgggaacgagtctcgttgtcgggaggggtacttttaccggatttttcgaatcctgacatgcaagatgaagttcatattttttaataatttgttcttatgactaaaattgatatatcttaacatccgtacggttggatcgtcgaaaaaatcattttaaaaattaatcttgtaaatcgggaacgagtctcgttgttgggaggggtacttttaccggatttttctaatcctgacatgcaagatgaagttcatattttttaataattttttcatataactaaaattgatatatcttaacatccgtacggttggatcgtcgaaaaaatcattttaaaaattaatcttgtaaatcgggaaccagtctcgttgtcgggaggggtacttttaccggatttttctaatcctgacatgcaagatgaagttcatattttttaataattttttcatatgactaaaattgatatatcttaatatccgtacggttggatcgtcaaaaaaattattttaaaaattaatcttgtaaatcgggaacgagtctcgttgtcgggaggggtacttttaccagatttttctaatcctgacatgcaagatgaagttcatattttttaataattttttcatatgactaaaattgatatatcttaacatccgtacggttggatcgtcgaaaaaatcattttaaaaattaatcttgtaaatcgggaacgagtctcgttgtcgggatgggtacttttaccggatttttctaatcctgacatgcaagatgaagttcatatttttcaataattttttcatatgactaaaattgatatatcttaacatccgtacggtcggatcgtcgaaaaaatcattttaaaaattaattttgtaaatcgggaacgagtctcgttgtcgggaggggtacttttaccggatttttctaatcctgacatgcaagatgaagttcatattttttaataattttttcgtatgactaaaattgatatatcttaacatccgtacggttggatcatcgaaaaaatcatttttaaaattaatcttgtaaatcgggaacgagtctcgttgtcggaaggggtacttttaccggatttttctaatcctgacatgcaagatgaagttcatattttttaataattttttcatataactaaaattgatatatcttaacatccgtacggttggatcgtcgaaaaaatcattttaaaaattaatcttgtaaatcgggaaccagtttcgttgtcgggaggggtacttttaccggatttttctaatcctgacatgcaagatgaagttcatattttttaataattttttcatatgactaaaattgatatatcttaatatccgtacggttggatcgtcaaaaaaatcattttaaaaattaatcttgtaaatcgggaacgagtctcgttgtcgggaggggtacttttaccagatttttctaatcctgacatgcaagatgaagttcatattttttaataattttttcatatgactaaaattgatatatcttaatatccgtacggttggatcgtcgaaaaaatcattttataaattaatcttgtaaatcggaaacgagtctcgttgtcgggaggggtacttttaccggatttttcgaatcctgacatgcaagatgaagttcatattttttaataatttgttcttatgactaaaattgatatatcttaacatccgtacggttggatcgtcgaaaaaatcattttaaaaattaatcttgtaaatcgggaaccagtctcgttgtcgggaggggtacttttaccggatttttctaatcctgacatgcaagatgaagttcatattttttaataattttttcatatgactaaaattgatatatcttaatatccgtacggttggatcgtcaaaaaaatcattttaaaaattaatcttgtaaatcgggaacgagtctcgttgtcgggaggggtacttttaccagatttttctaatcctgacatgcaagatgaagttcatattttttaataattttttcatatgactaaaattgatatatcttaacatccgtacggttggatcgtcgaaaaaatcattttataaattaatcttgtaaatcgggaacgagtctcgttgtcgggagaggtacttttaccggatttttcgaatccagacatgcaagatgaagttcatattttttaataatttgttcttatgactaaaattgatatatcttaacatccgtacggttggatcgtcgaaaaaatcattttaaaaattaatcttgtaaatcgggaacgagtctcgttgtcgggaggggtacttttaccggatttttctaatcctgacatgcaagatgaagttcatattttttaatatttttttcatatgactaaaattgatatatcttaacatccgtacggtcggatcgtcaaaaaaatcattttaaaaattaattttgtaaatcgggaacgagtctcgttgtcgggaggggtacttttaccggatttttctaatcctgacatgcaagatgaagttcatattttttaataattttttcgtatgactaaaattgatatatcttaacatccgtacggttggatcgtcgaaaaaatcatttttaaaattaatcttgtaaatcgggaacgagtctcgttgtggggaggggtacttttaccggatttttctaatcctgacatgcaagatgaagttcatattttttaataattttttcatataactaaaattgatatatcttaacatccgtacggttggatcgt is a window from the Apium graveolens cultivar Ventura chromosome 1, ASM990537v1, whole genome shotgun sequence genome containing:
- the LOC141721565 gene encoding homeobox-leucine zipper protein ROC8-like codes for the protein MLNGCSKITWIEHMEIEDIRPIHNLYMKHVCSGLAFGATRKLATLRRTCERLSCLMDVSNTSYFGGVITSTHGKRNLMKLSQRMVKTFCSSINTVNGQQVMISGMNDLEVRAMLQRCTDPGHPNSIVVSAATTISVPFASVEVFNFFRDGRNRPLWDVFSNHNPVKEIGHIAYGSHPGNRISVLGASGTSQSNMLILQESCIDSSGALVVYCPIDPHAINIAMSSEDLSVVPILSSGFAIAPDAGENLGPGEMSAGSLVTIVVQIIVSNLTTGTMSQEAVNTINHLVGNTIRQIKAALNCSTC